The nucleotide window TAAATCATAAATTTAATTGTAAATCATATACTAAATATACTTCGACAAAAATATAAATATATAAAAAATACATTAAAATAATAATTACTAATTGAAATTTCTAATTTAAAACAAAATTTTCTTAATTTTATTGTTTTTACACAAAAAAATTATATATTTTATAGATTATTATCTTAATCTATAACGTAATCTACATTTAAATACATTTAATAAATATATTATTATATTTAACTATAAAAAAAAAAAATATATGAAAATTGCTTTAGGTATCGAATATAACGGAAAAAATTATCATGGGTGGCAAAACCAAAAAGAAGTAATAACCATTCAAGAAACATTAGAAAAAGCTATTAGTTACATTGCTAATCAAAAAATAAAAGTAATTTGTGCTGGAAGAACAGATACTGGGGTACATAGTTCTGGTCAAATAATTCACTTCCAAACAACATCAAAAAGAACAGAAAAAGCATGGACTATTGGAGTCAATTCTAAATTACCTAATGATATTTCTGTCTGTTGGATAAAAAAAGTTCCAAATAATTTTCATGCACGTTATAGTGCCACATCTCGTCAATATCAATATATTATTAATAATAGTATACTACGATCAGCTTTACTAAATGATTATTCTTATCATTTTTTTAAACCATTAAATGAAAAAAAAATGCATTACTCAGGACAATATTTAATAGGAGAACACGATTTTACTAGTTTTCGTTCTACATATTGCCAATCTAAAAGTCCTTATAGAAAAATAATGAATCTATCAGTATCTAGATTTAAAAATTTAATAATTATTAATATACAAGCAAATTCATTTTTACAACATATGGTAAGAAATATAGTCGGTTCTTTAATTGAAGTAGGAACTAATAAAAAACCTGAAAATTGGATACAAAAAGTTTTAAAAAAAAAAAATAGAAGATTAGCAGGGATAACAGCAAAATCTTCTGGACTAAACTTAATTTATGTTAATTATCCAATAAAATTTAATTTTATTAAAAATAAAAAACCACAATTTGTACTATAAAAAAATTATAAATAAATTTAATATAAAAATAATTTCCTTAATAAAAATTGTATTACTAAATACATCAATGTATTAAGCTAAATAAACTAGAAATAAAAAAAAATTTATAACTTAAAGAATTATA belongs to Buchnera aphidicola (Anoecia corni) and includes:
- the truA gene encoding tRNA pseudouridine(38-40) synthase TruA, yielding MKIALGIEYNGKNYHGWQNQKEVITIQETLEKAISYIANQKIKVICAGRTDTGVHSSGQIIHFQTTSKRTEKAWTIGVNSKLPNDISVCWIKKVPNNFHARYSATSRQYQYIINNSILRSALLNDYSYHFFKPLNEKKMHYSGQYLIGEHDFTSFRSTYCQSKSPYRKIMNLSVSRFKNLIIINIQANSFLQHMVRNIVGSLIEVGTNKKPENWIQKVLKKKNRRLAGITAKSSGLNLIYVNYPIKFNFIKNKKPQFVL